Proteins encoded by one window of Panicum virgatum strain AP13 chromosome 7N, P.virgatum_v5, whole genome shotgun sequence:
- the LOC120683798 gene encoding B3 domain-containing protein Os04g0386900-like isoform X2, which yields MASDAAPKGKSPVTSSAADGPDDDQLQPGTLPLLGKPYFACIMCKSHVRPPFQVVVPRSLAPFLPAATAPATVAWRGRSWGMRFTGGRQIQRLEAGWRGFALDAGLRLGDACVLELVEGGPEGVVFRAQVLRADIPAAIRGRAGGDTSASPILID from the exons ATGGCCTCGGATGCAGCTCCCAAGGGTAAATCGCCGGTGACCTCCTCCGCGGCGGACGGACCTGATGATGATCAGCTCCAGCCCGGGACCCTCCCTCTCCTGGGGAAGCCGTACTTCGCGTGCATCATGTGCAAGTCCCATGTCCGCCCGCCGTTCCAAGTG GTGGTCCCCAGGTCGCTGGCGCCGTTCCTCccggcggccacggcgcccGCGACGGTGGCGTGGCGCGGCCGCTCCTGGGGGATGCGCTTCACGGGGGGCCGCCAGATCCAGCGCCTCGAGGCCGGGTGGCGGGGCTTCGCGCTCGACGCCGGtctccgcctcggcgacgccTGCGTCCTCGAGCTGGTGGAAGGCGGCCCGGAGGGCGTGGTGTTCAGGGCGCAGGTCCTCCGTGCCGACATCCCCGCCGCGATCCGGGGGCGCGCCGGCGGGGACACATCGGCCAGCCCCATCCTCATCGACTGA
- the LOC120683485 gene encoding probable DNA primase large subunit, with amino-acid sequence MEIVRSHRQLAAAAAAAGGGGAGALPTYRAAPQLEVRLEEFELFAIDRLRVLKGISDGLSRGKRPEEMEKLVSELWKTHMRHQDPAETLNKDIISHFVLRLVYCRTEELRKWFLSMETSLFRYRFRLESPESQRMLMTEFQLPYKALPHSEFEVVKDKLSQVARSIGQSANVESVFFKVPFEEVPDLVASRRVFLSKGYAYVAMSQVVSLVVTQFRCNISKALVLTNRKWTATIKEQEKDRLTPIVEALSNAYFGPDYSQPKDAVEISLKDIDQLAKSSFPLCMRHMLDKLRENHHLKHGGRMQFGLFLKGAGLKLEDALAFWRAEFSQKVGSERFDKEYAYSIRHNYGKEGKRTDYTSYSCQKIISATPGVGDHHGCPYRHFGDENLRAALNKMGVGGHALEEIMDKVKNRHYQLACTLTFEATHGVSCDSGINHPNQYFSESQKVLRAKNQTVESQSAT; translated from the exons ATGGAGATCGTGCGGTCCCACCGGCAGCTcgctgccgcagccgccgccgccggcggaggcggcgcgggggccCTGCCGACCTACCGGGCGGCGCCGCAGCTGGAGGTGCGGCTGGAGGAGTTCGAGCTCTTCGCCATCGACCGCCTCCGTG TTCTCAAGGGGATCTCGGATGGGCTCTCGCGGGGGAAGAGGCCGGAGGAGATGGAGAAGCTG GTCAGTGAGTTGTGGAAGACACACATGAGGCACCAGGATCCAGCAGAGACTTTGAACAAGGATATAATATCACACTTTGTGCTCCGCCTAGTCTATTGCAGAAC GGAAGAATTACGAAAGTGGTTTCTCTCCATGGAGACTTCACTTTTTCGGTATCGCTTTCGGCTTGAGAGTCCTGAATCACAG AGGATGCTTATGACTGAGTTTCAACTGCCTTACAAAGCATTGCCACACTCAGAATTTGAG GTTGTGAAAGACAAGTTGAGCCAAGTTGCACGTTCCATTGGTCAATCTGCAAATG TTGAGTCTGTGTTCTTCAAG GTACCTTTTGAAGAAGTTCCTGATCTTGTTGCCAGCCGCCGAGTGTTTCTTTCAAAAGGCTATGCTTATGTGGCGATGAGTCAG GTGGTTTCATTAGTGGTTACTCAATTCCGGTGCAATATCTCAAAGGCACTTGTTTTAACAAACAG AAAATGGACGGCAACAATAAAGGAACAAGAAAAGGACAGGTTGACTCCT aTTGTCGAAGCATTAAGCAATGCATATTTTGGACCTGATTACTCTCAG CCGAAGGATGCTGTTGAAATATCTCTAAAGGATATTGACCAACTGGCTAAAAGTTCTTTCCCTCTTTGTATGCGGCATATGCTAGATAAG TTGAGAGAAAACCATCATCTGAAGCATGGTGGTCGAATGCAGTTTGGACTTTTCCTTAAG GGTGCTGGACTAAAGTTGGAGGACGCCCTGGCATTTTGGAGAGCGGAATTTTCTCAGAAG GTTGGCTCCGAGCGGTTTGACAAGGAATATGCCTATAGCATCAGACATAATTATGGAAAAGAAGGAAAACGGACA GATTACACTTCATATTCCTGTCAAAAGATCATTTCTGCAACACCTGGTGTTGGAGATCATCATGGATGCCCTTATCGGCATTTTGG TGATGAAAATTTGCGGGCCGCACTCAACAAAATGGGCGTCGGTGGGCATGCATTGGAAGAGATAATGGATAAAGTGAAGAACAGGCATTACCAG CTAGCTTGCACATTGACCTTTGAGGCAACACATGGTGTCTCCTGTGATTCTGGAATCAACCATCCAAATCAGTATTTCAGTGAAAGTCAGAAAGTTTTGCGAGCCAAA AACCAAACAGTGGAGAGCCAATCAGCAACCTAA
- the LOC120683798 gene encoding B3 domain-containing protein Os04g0386900-like isoform X1 encodes MNRTCSLLCDLVTRGSVNISTSSRLAAWHCDEQEARPGFLPPPFRPPVQLANPIPVAEEMASDAAPKGKSPVTSSAADGPDDDQLQPGTLPLLGKPYFACIMCKSHVRPPFQVVVPRSLAPFLPAATAPATVAWRGRSWGMRFTGGRQIQRLEAGWRGFALDAGLRLGDACVLELVEGGPEGVVFRAQVLRADIPAAIRGRAGGDTSASPILID; translated from the exons ATGAACAGGACGTGTTCACTCCTCTGTGATCTCGTGACCCGTGGGTCTGTGAATATCAGTACTAGTAGCAGGCTAGCAGCTTGGCACTGCGACGAGCAGGAGGCGCGCCCTgggtttcttcctcctcccttccgTCCTCCCGTCCAGCTAGCAAACCCAATCCCCGTC GCAGAGGAAATGGCCTCGGATGCAGCTCCCAAGGGTAAATCGCCGGTGACCTCCTCCGCGGCGGACGGACCTGATGATGATCAGCTCCAGCCCGGGACCCTCCCTCTCCTGGGGAAGCCGTACTTCGCGTGCATCATGTGCAAGTCCCATGTCCGCCCGCCGTTCCAAGTG GTGGTCCCCAGGTCGCTGGCGCCGTTCCTCccggcggccacggcgcccGCGACGGTGGCGTGGCGCGGCCGCTCCTGGGGGATGCGCTTCACGGGGGGCCGCCAGATCCAGCGCCTCGAGGCCGGGTGGCGGGGCTTCGCGCTCGACGCCGGtctccgcctcggcgacgccTGCGTCCTCGAGCTGGTGGAAGGCGGCCCGGAGGGCGTGGTGTTCAGGGCGCAGGTCCTCCGTGCCGACATCCCCGCCGCGATCCGGGGGCGCGCCGGCGGGGACACATCGGCCAGCCCCATCCTCATCGACTGA